CATCAAAAGCACTATTTTTTATACACGGATGGACAGGTAGTACAAAAGCTTGGAAGTACCAACTGGACAACTTTCCTGGTTACAAAATTATTGCAATCGATCTACCCGGTAATGGAAAAAGCAGTAAAAATGACACTACAAATTACACTATGGAATTATTTGCAGATGCTATTAATGCAATAATAAAAAAAGAGAATATTAATGAGGCGTTTTTTATTGGACATAGCATGGGATTTGCTATCGCTGAAATAGTTGCAGTAAAATATCCTGAAACTTGCAAAGGCATTATCAGTGTGGATGGAGCCCATTTTGAGCTACCGGAAGATCCAAAAGCAAAAGAAGAATGGATTCAATATAACCGAATGTTTGTTAAAAGTTTGGAAAATGAAAAAGGCCGGGAAAATTTTATGAATGCACTTTTTTTGCCTGATACTCCACAGCTATTAAAAGATGAAATTTTTGAAATCAGTAGAGAAGTACCATTGAGTATTGGAAGGTCGATGATTGAAGCGGCAGAAACTGATCAAAAATACTGGACAAAACGAATTATGGATATTCCATGCCTGGCAATATATTCTCCGGCTTACCAATTACCACCGGATTATGAAGTTAGTTTTAGAAATTCATTTCCAAAAGTTGAATACCATGAAGTAAAAAATGTGAGTCATTTTTTTATGCTGGAAATACCTTATAAAACAAACCAGATTATATCGGATTATCTATTGAAAGAATACAAATAATAGCAATTCTAAAACTCAATTATGCAATACTTTGTTTTCAAAAGGTATAAGTTTTGAGAATAGTTCGACTTGTAATTGTTATTACAGCTTGTACCAAAAAAGTGTTGGAGAATGGGCGATGTATCGTGTCCCCTCCAACACATGTTATGAGTTTATTTTTTTTTTCAATAGTCTGCAACAAAAAACAAATTGGTTATTCAATGTAGGATCTTATCATTATTGAAAACAAATCTTGACTGGATTTATGTTCTTTTTTCTTTATTGGGAACTTCTTGTCAAATAAGTCCACTTCTTCCATATCGACTTCAAATGAGTCGCTTTCCTTAAATTTCCAGTTATGATTGTTAAACACTCCTTTTTGCAACTCTAAAACAAGCAAACCCGAGGGATATTTCCCATCCATTGTACTTATGTTAAAATCTTTTCCTGTTTTAAATCCATGCTTATAATAATTATGTGGATCACCTAATATGATAATCGCAGGATACCCATCATTAATAGCAATTTTTTTTGTTTCTTCAATTAGCCTGCGTCCTATTCCAAGCCTTTGGTAATTTGGATGAACACATAAAGGTCCAAATGTTGCTGTTTCTATCCTTTCGGCTTTTTCATTTTCCACATATGATTTTGTATACATAATATTGCCTACAATATTCCCATTTATTTCTGCAACAAAATCAAGGTGTTTTAAGAAATCGGAACTGTTCCTGAGTTTGTGGGCTGTATAATGTTCATCACATCCGGGTTTATATAAATTCCAGAAGGCTTCTCTGGTTAACTCTTCTACTTTGAAAAAATCAGCCTCTTCTTCAGGCCTAATCACTATGTTCACAATTTGTCTCCCTTAAGAAAAGCACATAACGATTTCTATATTGATAAAATGTGCAACTCACAAAAACCTACCGGTTGCAAATCCAGATTTATCGGGGCAAGGAATTCCGCGTTTAACATTTTGTTATTGTGAACCAAACCGCGATAACCAGACAACCGAGGCAATAACTCATAATTAATAAATTGCCAATAAATTACTACAAACATACAAAAGATTTACTGTCTTTGAAATCAATTTTCCAATAGATGGTCGTTAATTGTTTTTGATTACAACTCTGCAAGGTATTTGTATAGAATTTTTAATTTGGTTCGGGAATTTAATCCCATTAGTTTGGTTACAGTGGACAAACCATGCAGAAACGTTAGACTACGTTTGAATAATTCATGCACATAATCAAGGAGAAAATAAAGGATGAAACATATTCAACTCATATGTAAAGCAATTATGATAATATTATTAACCAACAGTTTGGGTTTTGCACAAGATACTACCTTTACAATCACACCAGATGGTATGGTAGGAATTGGTATTACCTCACCACAAAAAGCGCTGCACGTGAAGGCCGTTCAAAAGGAGATCGCCCGTTTTGAGACTATTGATGCAAGCGGTAACAGCTTTTTTTCTTTACAAAACGCCAACGGTGGTTTCGCTAATTTGGGCCGTTTTACAAATGATGTTGATGATTATTTTTTTCTGGATTTAGATGGTGGCGGGTTTGGTGAAATGGTGATCAGAAATTCAGGAAATATTGGTATAGGCACAATAAATCCATCGAAAAAACTACACCTGCATTCGCCAACACAGAGCGATGTTACCTTAAGATTTGATAATCTGGCTACCGGTACAGAACCTTTTGCTGATGGTTTTGAAATAACTTTAGAATCAGGCGGTGATGTAAAATTTATTAATAGAGAAGATAAAGTAATGACACTTCAATCAGGTGGGCATTTATCGTTTGTAACAAATTTTGGAACACGTATGTACATTCGCGAAAATGGGAATATCGGTGTTGGAACTGTTTCACCTGACTTTCCTCTGGAAATGGCAAGTGGCGCCCATGTAACATCGGGTGGCGTGTGGACAAACGCCAGCTCAAGAGAGTATAAAGAGAATATTTCAAACTTATCAAGTGAAG
The genomic region above belongs to Calditrichota bacterium and contains:
- a CDS encoding tail fiber domain-containing protein, producing MIILLTNSLGFAQDTTFTITPDGMVGIGITSPQKALHVKAVQKEIARFETIDASGNSFFSLQNANGGFANLGRFTNDVDDYFFLDLDGGGFGEMVIRNSGNIGIGTINPSKKLHLHSPTQSDVTLRFDNLATGTEPFADGFEITLESGGDVKFINREDKVMTLQSGGHLSFVTNFGTRMYIRENGNIGVGTVSPDFPLEMASGAHVTSGGVWTNASSREYKENISNLSSEEALSALADLNPVKYNYKTQNDEEYIGFIAEDVPNLVATQDRKSLSPMDIVAVLTKVVQQQQQKIEELEARLNAGQ
- a CDS encoding alpha/beta hydrolase; this encodes MIQIKFKVIVLTIFLTIISCTKQDDIERYLQFKDHSVYYEVRGNASKALFFIHGWTGSTKAWKYQLDNFPGYKIIAIDLPGNGKSSKNDTTNYTMELFADAINAIIKKENINEAFFIGHSMGFAIAEIVAVKYPETCKGIISVDGAHFELPEDPKAKEEWIQYNRMFVKSLENEKGRENFMNALFLPDTPQLLKDEIFEISREVPLSIGRSMIEAAETDQKYWTKRIMDIPCLAIYSPAYQLPPDYEVSFRNSFPKVEYHEVKNVSHFFMLEIPYKTNQIISDYLLKEYK
- a CDS encoding N-acetyltransferase, translating into MNIVIRPEEEADFFKVEELTREAFWNLYKPGCDEHYTAHKLRNSSDFLKHLDFVAEINGNIVGNIMYTKSYVENEKAERIETATFGPLCVHPNYQRLGIGRRLIEETKKIAINDGYPAIIILGDPHNYYKHGFKTGKDFNISTMDGKYPSGLLVLELQKGVFNNHNWKFKESDSFEVDMEEVDLFDKKFPIKKKEHKSSQDLFSIMIRSYIE